The following DNA comes from Bacteroidales bacterium.
TGCCAACAACAAAAAACTCATCAAAAAAATACAGATGCGCCCACCGGTACCGGAAGATAAAGACCCTCAACGCTACTTCTCCGAGTTCGAAGGCACTTCTGTTCCCATAGGCGTAGTTGTGCCAGATAACCGAACTGCCTATATCTCTAATACCCGCTCCGATGTGGTAACGGTGATCGATCTCGGGAAGCTCACGATCCGCGGGCATTATGAGGCTGGCAAAGAACCAGATGGAATCAACTTCTCACCCCTCCTTCCGGAATAGTATCCAGGCCAGGCCATTACCAGCCATGAGTCTGCATTGAAACCCTTGCGCAACTCCTTCCTTACGTTTTTTCGAAGGAAAATTACTATCTTTCGTGGTGTAAAACCAAAATGATTCGCCATGAAGCCATATGTATCCATTGTAGTCACTGTCGTGTTAAGCCTTAGTTTTTTTAGGGGACTATCCCAGGAATATAATGACTCGCCGGAAATCAGAGGCATGAAAAGCATCTCAAGCCATGAATTGCTGGGTTATGTCAAGGAGATGGCATCTGAAAAGTACGGGGGACGGTTAACCGGTACACCAGGCTACGATTCATCCGCCCAGTGGCTGATACGTCATTTAAAAGGGTGGGGCGTGGAGGGAAAAGCGCCATCGGGAGGCTACCTCCAGCATTTCGATATTCCCTACACCCGGGTTTTCCCAGGTTGCAGGGTGACGCTTCATCTTCCCCAAAACGGTGGCGAAATTCTCAAGCATTATGATTATGTGAGCGAGTTCATTCCCGGCGCCACTTCTGATTCCGGTACGGTACAAGCCGAGGTGGTTTATGCCGGATACGGCATTACAGCCCCCGAATTGGGATATGATGACTATCAGGGGATCGATGTGGAGGGAAAGATCCTGCTGATGGAGCGGGAAGTGCCCCTCAATCCCAAAGATGACACCACCCTGTTTAAGAAGTGGGAGCCCTATTCCCACCATTCCTATAAGCTGAAGAATGCCGTCCGGCACGGAGCCGCAGGCATGCTGTATAATTACGGCCCCATCGTAAATCCCAACAATGCATTTGAACCGGGGTTCATCTATTCCCATGTGGGAGACACAGTGGTGCAGGATATTTTTGCCGGCACGGGTCGTTCTCACCAGCAAGTAACCGATTCCATCAGGGACAATCTGCAGCCCGTTTCTTTTCCTACTGGCAAGACATTCACCATCACCAACAACACACAGCACTTCCCCAACGGCAGGGGCAGCAATGTGATCGGTTATATGGAGGGGAGTGATCCCCGGTTGAAAGATGAGGTGATCATCATAGGTGCCCACCTCGACCACCTGGGCAGATGCTGGGAGCTCATTCCAGGAGCCAACGACAACGCCTCGGGAGTGGCCGTGATGATGGCCGTTGCCAGGGCGCTTTCCGAATATAACATCCAAATGAAAAGATCGGTCATGTTTTTGTCTTTCGGTGCAGAAGAGCAGGGGATTGTCGGTTCCAGGGTTTATCTGCAGAATCCTTCCTTTCCCCTGGAAAAGACATGGGCATTGCTTAATCTCGATGGTGTGGGTGTAGGCAACAAGATCGGTGTAACCGCCGGCAAAAATTTTCCCCGGCGATACACCTTTTTCAGGGATGTCAATGAACAATACATCCACCGGCACCTGAATCCTTCCTCCTTTCTTAACATCACCCGCCCCCGCCTGGATGCCGCCCGTTTCATGAAGGCCGGTGTGCCCATACTGAGCTTTTATGCCTACGGGGCTCCCTCAATATATCACCAACCGGGCGATGATGTGGACAGGATCACCCCTGAGATCATGGAAGAGATGGCCCGGATGCTCTTTATGTCTGTGATCCGGATGGCCAATCATTAAGAAGCGACCAAACCAATAACCATTCAAACGATGGCTTTCGGCTTATGCCGGAGGCCATTTCTCATTTTTCCTGTTTTTTTTTTATTATTGCAAATTATTTGCAAATTCTTCAACCGGTAAATAATTCAATACTCCATGAGCAAGTATACCCTTCACTATTCCAGGTCCCAACTTTCCATTCTTGTTATTCTGCGTCTTCTAATGGGATGGTATTGCCTCTATGAAGGCATTGCCAAGCTGATAAATCCCGGCTGGTCCTCGGCCCCTTACCTGCTGGATTCCGGTGGATGGTTTGCAGGA
Coding sequences within:
- a CDS encoding M28 family peptidase yields the protein MKPYVSIVVTVVLSLSFFRGLSQEYNDSPEIRGMKSISSHELLGYVKEMASEKYGGRLTGTPGYDSSAQWLIRHLKGWGVEGKAPSGGYLQHFDIPYTRVFPGCRVTLHLPQNGGEILKHYDYVSEFIPGATSDSGTVQAEVVYAGYGITAPELGYDDYQGIDVEGKILLMEREVPLNPKDDTTLFKKWEPYSHHSYKLKNAVRHGAAGMLYNYGPIVNPNNAFEPGFIYSHVGDTVVQDIFAGTGRSHQQVTDSIRDNLQPVSFPTGKTFTITNNTQHFPNGRGSNVIGYMEGSDPRLKDEVIIIGAHLDHLGRCWELIPGANDNASGVAVMMAVARALSEYNIQMKRSVMFLSFGAEEQGIVGSRVYLQNPSFPLEKTWALLNLDGVGVGNKIGVTAGKNFPRRYTFFRDVNEQYIHRHLNPSSFLNITRPRLDAARFMKAGVPILSFYAYGAPSIYHQPGDDVDRITPEIMEEMARMLFMSVIRMANH